The genomic window CCAAGTTGCCATTCTCAACGTCTCTACTtctgcaacaaacaaaaaaataataaaattcaacaCTTAATTTTCACATCAAATTTGAAACCAAACCAATCAGAATAAGagattcaaaaaacaaaaacacacaaaCCTTGCCGGTTTCAGAATCATCAGGAACCTTGTACAAATCAGGAGTAACTTCAGACGACAACCACATACCAGGAAAAATGGtctacacaaaaacaaaaaaaatgaacattacaatcaaaatcaaaataaaccaCAAAATGAAATTAGGATTAACACTAATACCAATTAATATACTAATTaacaattgaattgaatgaatcaACTTACATCCATATGTTTCTGAACATTTCTTGGCCTCTTTGTGGGTCTCCTCGGCGGCCGGTGACCGGTCATCTTCAAGAAATCTTCTTCAATCTCCTTCTTCGTTAACGTCAAAGAAAACTTCACCTTTTCAGGAGAACCACCACCACCTCTCAACTTACCTCCGCCGTTAAAATTTCTCAACGGCGACCCGTTAGGTTTCTTGTCATCAATCTTCAATCCCTTTCCAGTCTCTCCAGCAGCACCTCTCCTCGTTCTCAAATTCCACGTCTTCTCTCCCGCCATAGACCCTTCTCCAGCAGCATCACCATTTTCTTCATCTTTCCCCAAAATCACATCTTTCATCCTAGCAGTTTGAGTCTTCAGATCAAGCATCAACTTCTCTCTAACAGCACCGATcccatcatcaccatcatcatcatcttcatcattacCACCACCGTTGATTCTCGGTTTGGTAATGATCCTATTCCTCGCATTATTCTGCGACGGCTCAATTTCGCTCCTGGTACCATTCGACGGCGATCCGTCGCCGGATGGAATCTTCATACACCTCAGGTGACGCTGAGTCCCCCACTTCAAACAAGGTAGCATGAAATTGTGCTTCACTCTTTCACCACCGGAACCGGTACCCATAGTGTTCTTCTCTTCTTCACCGGAAAACACCATTTTGATCAAAAACAGAGTAACTAGTTGAAACCCAACTGAGAGTTACCTTAGCTGAGAAATTTTCTCGGGAAATTTCACAGAAGAGAGAAAAGGTTTAGATAAATTTTCTCTCTTGAAAACTCGCCGGGAAAATacgatgttttttttttttttttttgtttcttacaCATGTTTATATACTATGGCGGTTTTAACGTTCGG from Trifolium pratense cultivar HEN17-A07 linkage group LG1, ARS_RC_1.1, whole genome shotgun sequence includes these protein-coding regions:
- the LOC123900955 gene encoding uncharacterized protein LOC123900955, giving the protein MVFSGEEEKNTMGTGSGGERVKHNFMLPCLKWGTQRHLRCMKIPSGDGSPSNGTRSEIEPSQNNARNRIITKPRINGGGNDEDDDDGDDGIGAVREKLMLDLKTQTARMKDVILGKDEENGDAAGEGSMAGEKTWNLRTRRGAAGETGKGLKIDDKKPNGSPLRNFNGGGKLRGGGGSPEKVKFSLTLTKKEIEEDFLKMTGHRPPRRPTKRPRNVQKHMDTIFPGMWLSSEVTPDLYKVPDDSETGKK